One stretch of Planococcus sp. PAMC 21323 DNA includes these proteins:
- the dnaI gene encoding primosomal protein DnaI — translation MEPIRETLKRVVNAPAFSERYSEMRKEVLAHPGVQKFLGDHAEEIDAPTIDRGLGKLYEYIDQSHDCNKCPSLDGCINHLKGFEPNLVLERGTIGISYTKCRLKESNDNKRHASSLIHSMYMPKEVMQATLDGFDLDDSRMEAFRAVGDFLDKATGPDNLPEKGLYLFGQFGIGKSYLLSAVANELAEINVKSVLVFVPEFMREMKQAIGDQTLQEKVDYVKKADVLMLDDIGAEAMSSWTRDEVLGTILHYRMSEKLPTFMSSNFSYSELEYHLTYSQRGEKEDLKAARIMERIRALTTPVKLDGRNRRN, via the coding sequence ATGGAACCGATTCGCGAAACATTAAAACGTGTGGTCAATGCACCTGCTTTTTCTGAGCGCTATAGTGAAATGCGTAAAGAAGTATTGGCTCATCCTGGCGTCCAAAAATTTCTTGGAGATCATGCTGAAGAAATTGATGCCCCGACAATTGATCGAGGGCTCGGAAAATTGTATGAATATATCGACCAATCCCATGACTGCAATAAATGCCCTAGCTTAGATGGCTGCATTAATCATTTAAAAGGCTTTGAACCAAATTTAGTGCTAGAACGTGGAACGATTGGGATTTCTTATACAAAATGTCGATTGAAAGAATCAAATGACAATAAACGTCATGCTTCATCTTTGATCCATAGCATGTATATGCCAAAAGAAGTAATGCAAGCAACACTTGATGGCTTTGATTTAGATGACAGTCGTATGGAAGCATTTCGTGCAGTTGGTGATTTTCTAGACAAGGCAACAGGCCCTGACAATTTACCTGAAAAAGGATTATATCTTTTTGGCCAATTTGGTATTGGGAAATCGTATTTATTGAGCGCAGTCGCTAATGAGCTTGCTGAAATTAATGTCAAATCGGTACTTGTTTTTGTTCCGGAATTTATGCGTGAAATGAAACAAGCGATTGGCGATCAAACTTTGCAAGAAAAAGTGGATTACGTGAAGAAAGCAGATGTGTTAATGCTCGATGATATTGGGGCAGAAGCGATGTCGAGTTGGACGCGTGATGAAGTGCTCGGAACAATTCTTCATTACCGTATGTCGGAAAAGCTTCCGACGTTTATGTCGTCTAATTTTAGTTATTCTGAACTTGAATACCATTTAACGTATTCACAGCGTGGCGAAAAAGAGGATTTAAAAGCAGCGCGCATTATGGAACGTATTCGTGCGCTAACGACACCAGTAAAACTCGATGGACGTAACCGACGAAATTAA
- the thrS gene encoding threonine--tRNA ligase, producing the protein MADMIQLTFPDGAVKEFEQGVTTEEIAQSISPGLRKKALAGKVGDSLVDLRTPLTEDGEIAIVTPESDEALEILRHSSAHVLAQAIKRMYPDAKLGIGPVIEHGFYYDIDTDTAITSEDLPLIEKEMKKIVNENVEIIRHDVTRAEAQERFAAIEDPYKLELLEAIPEGDQVSIYEQGDFFDLCRGVHVPSTGKLKEFKLLSVAGAYWRGNSDNKMLQRIYGTAFFKKEDLKAHLEMLEEAKERDHRKIGKELNLFMNSQKVGQGLPMWLPKGATIRRIIERYIVDKEERLGYDHVYTPVMGSVELYKTSGHWDHYQDDMFPVMKMDNEELVLRPMNCPHHMMIFKQGIHSYRQMPVRIAELGLMHRYEMSGALSGLQRVRGMTLNDAHLFVRPDQIKEEFKRVVNLIVEVYKDFNINDYSFRLSYRDPEDKEKYFDDDAMWNRAQAMLKEAMDELDVDYIEVEGEAAFYGPKVDVQVKTALGKEETLSTVQLDFLLPERFELSYIGEDGKQHRPVVIHRGVVSTMERFVAFLIEEYKGAFPTWLAPVQVELIPVSLDVHSAYTKELQEKLQSHKIRVDIDERDEKLGYKIREAQMQKVPYMLVIGDKEVEDGSVNVRKYGEQKSESMPFEDFVKLVQSELR; encoded by the coding sequence ATGGCAGACATGATTCAACTAACATTCCCTGATGGAGCGGTAAAAGAATTTGAGCAAGGCGTAACAACTGAAGAGATTGCACAATCTATCAGCCCAGGACTGCGTAAAAAAGCATTGGCTGGTAAAGTAGGCGACAGTTTAGTCGATTTACGTACACCTTTGACTGAAGATGGGGAAATCGCCATCGTGACACCTGAATCAGATGAAGCATTGGAAATTTTGCGTCACAGCAGTGCGCATGTATTAGCTCAAGCGATCAAACGCATGTACCCAGATGCCAAACTTGGTATTGGTCCAGTAATTGAACATGGTTTTTATTACGATATCGACACAGATACAGCGATCACTTCAGAAGACTTGCCATTGATTGAAAAAGAAATGAAGAAAATTGTTAATGAAAACGTTGAAATAATTCGCCATGACGTGACACGTGCAGAAGCACAAGAACGTTTTGCGGCAATCGAAGATCCTTACAAATTAGAGCTTCTTGAAGCGATTCCTGAAGGCGACCAAGTTTCGATTTACGAGCAAGGCGACTTTTTCGATCTTTGCCGTGGTGTTCACGTACCATCTACTGGTAAATTAAAAGAATTTAAATTACTAAGTGTAGCTGGTGCTTATTGGAGAGGGAACAGCGACAACAAAATGCTTCAACGTATTTACGGTACTGCCTTTTTCAAAAAAGAAGACTTAAAAGCGCATCTTGAAATGCTTGAAGAAGCAAAAGAGCGCGACCACCGTAAAATCGGAAAAGAATTGAATTTATTCATGAACTCTCAAAAAGTAGGCCAAGGCTTGCCGATGTGGCTTCCTAAAGGTGCAACAATTCGCCGTATTATCGAGCGTTATATTGTTGATAAAGAAGAACGTCTAGGCTACGATCACGTTTATACGCCGGTAATGGGTAGCGTGGAATTATATAAAACAAGCGGACATTGGGATCATTACCAAGATGATATGTTCCCTGTGATGAAAATGGACAATGAAGAATTGGTATTACGTCCAATGAACTGCCCACATCATATGATGATCTTTAAACAAGGTATTCATTCGTACCGTCAAATGCCAGTTCGTATCGCGGAACTTGGTTTGATGCATCGTTATGAAATGTCCGGTGCATTATCAGGACTTCAGCGTGTTCGTGGAATGACGTTAAACGATGCGCATTTATTTGTTCGTCCAGACCAAATTAAAGAAGAGTTTAAACGTGTTGTGAATTTAATTGTTGAAGTTTACAAAGATTTTAATATTAATGATTATTCGTTCCGCTTGTCTTACCGCGACCCAGAAGACAAAGAAAAGTATTTTGATGACGACGCGATGTGGAACCGTGCACAAGCAATGTTAAAAGAAGCAATGGATGAATTGGATGTTGACTATATTGAAGTAGAAGGCGAAGCAGCATTTTACGGACCGAAAGTTGATGTTCAAGTGAAAACGGCTCTTGGAAAAGAAGAAACATTGTCGACTGTTCAATTAGACTTTCTTCTACCAGAACGTTTTGAGTTATCGTATATTGGCGAAGATGGCAAGCAACACCGTCCAGTCGTTATTCACCGCGGTGTCGTTTCCACAATGGAGCGTTTTGTCGCGTTCTTGATCGAAGAATATAAAGGGGCATTCCCGACATGGCTTGCACCTGTTCAAGTTGAGCTGATCCCCGTATCGCTAGATGTGCATAGTGCGTATACAAAAGAACTTCAAGAAAAACTACAGTCTCACAAAATTCGCGTAGACATTGATGAGCGTGATGAAAAACTGGGCTATAAGATTCGCGAAGCGCAAATGCAAAAAGTACCGTACATGCTAGTTATCGGTGACAAAGAGGTAGAAGACGGTTCTGTAAATGTTCGTAAATACGGCGAACAGAAATCAGAAAGTATGCCGTTTGAAGACTTTGTAAAACTGGTTCAAAGCGAACTTCGTTAA
- a CDS encoding replication initiation and membrane attachment family protein, whose amino-acid sequence MTAYYKELQPADPYRIRLPYPFSNYDRQLLTLLYQPMIGAEAIALYLTLWAEGEASREETTHYTLMNTLGNPIAKIFDARIQLEAIGLLKTYRSNEGDRSFIYELCPPLDPKTFFMDPLLSMFLFSKIGESSYRRVRNRFLVYTEISADYEEVSRTFTDIFQPVHAKAGYPSVKKDLQERKKGKYEADSEFDFDLLRQGLSEQLVPKKVLTATIKEFITKLSYLYSWGPLEMQKVILLAIEDDYKLTVEGLKKSASEYYKLTVSTTAPQLVQMHKPAEKQEGAVETPKTKQDELLVYLETAPPIQVLRDIANGSEPLPADVELANQLVITHGMKPAVVNVLLQYVLLRTDMKLTKAYVEKIASHWLRKGVTTAKEAMEIARVEHTQYMKWKSEGSPTTVAKPFTGNGNRKPVREEKLPEWFHKKDDVPVAKTEPRNESLEIEKQKLLAKLALKKGKGG is encoded by the coding sequence ATGACTGCGTATTATAAAGAGTTGCAGCCTGCTGATCCATATCGTATTCGGTTGCCTTATCCATTTTCAAATTACGATCGGCAACTTTTAACGCTATTGTATCAACCGATGATTGGTGCAGAGGCAATAGCGTTGTATTTAACTTTATGGGCCGAAGGCGAAGCATCCCGAGAAGAAACGACTCATTATACATTAATGAACACATTAGGAAATCCAATTGCAAAAATTTTCGATGCCAGAATTCAGCTAGAGGCTATCGGATTGTTGAAAACATATAGGAGTAATGAAGGCGATCGCTCTTTTATTTATGAGTTGTGCCCGCCGCTCGACCCAAAAACCTTTTTTATGGATCCTTTATTGTCGATGTTTTTGTTTAGTAAAATTGGCGAGTCCTCCTATAGAAGAGTACGCAATCGCTTTTTGGTGTATACAGAAATTTCGGCAGATTATGAAGAAGTATCCCGTACTTTTACAGACATTTTTCAGCCAGTACATGCAAAAGCAGGCTATCCATCCGTCAAAAAAGATTTACAAGAACGCAAAAAAGGTAAGTATGAAGCGGATTCGGAATTTGATTTCGATTTACTTAGACAAGGTTTATCTGAGCAATTAGTGCCTAAGAAAGTATTAACCGCAACGATAAAAGAATTTATAACAAAACTGTCTTATTTATATAGTTGGGGACCACTAGAAATGCAGAAGGTCATTTTATTAGCAATTGAAGACGATTATAAATTGACGGTAGAAGGTTTGAAAAAATCTGCTTCTGAGTATTATAAATTAACAGTATCTACGACAGCACCGCAACTTGTTCAAATGCATAAACCAGCAGAAAAGCAAGAAGGTGCAGTTGAAACACCAAAAACTAAACAAGACGAATTACTCGTTTATTTGGAAACTGCTCCACCGATTCAAGTATTACGTGATATTGCGAACGGCAGTGAACCTTTACCGGCGGATGTTGAACTGGCCAATCAATTGGTCATAACACATGGCATGAAGCCAGCAGTTGTCAATGTGCTCTTGCAATATGTATTGTTGCGCACTGATATGAAACTAACAAAAGCATATGTAGAGAAAATTGCTTCGCATTGGTTACGTAAGGGCGTGACAACGGCCAAGGAAGCGATGGAAATAGCCCGAGTCGAGCACACCCAGTACATGAAGTGGAAATCAGAAGGTTCTCCTACAACTGTAGCGAAACCGTTTACTGGAAATGGAAATCGGAAACCGGTGCGCGAAGAAAAACTACCGGAATGGTTCCATAAAAAAGACGATGTACCTGTTGCTAAAACAGAGCCAAGAAACGAAAGTCTGGAAATAGAAAAACAAAAACTTCTTGCGAAACTTGCGCTGAAGAAAGGAAAAGGTGGTTAA